In the genome of Arabidopsis thaliana chromosome 4, partial sequence, the window tAAGACAATAACTTAGTAACGTACAAAATTTCACGTTTATGGTATGTGCCTTAAAATATAGTTTGTAGGAAGAAAATGTccactgtttttttttctgtttttttttttccgattttACAATATGCCAAACCTCAACAACCAAGGGTCCTACCATACCCTATCTTATTTCTTCAATTGTTTTGCTACCAAAAGAAATCTAGATCTTGATAAAATAAAGCTTGCTATTCTTCAATATATCAAACCCcttctctttgctttctcACACTGAAATCAAACTCCTTTGGTAATACTACTCTCACTTTTGCttaaatattaatatgatCTTCttcatacatatatttgtGTCATCATCAGTTTCAAGCTTTTCTCGTTTTCTTATTTCCCTCTCTGTCTCTCCGCAAATAACCATAATTCTCAGCTTTTAATAGTAGTTACTCTGCAGGAGTTGTTTCTCCACTCAAAAGCTGacatcattttcttaataaatctCAATCTCATAtgcaaaattttcaaactttagcttatcttttggattttgttttccactTTTCATGGTACTTATCAAGCTTTCtcatagtaaaaaaaaaaaatccttttgCAATACATGTTTCCATTTAAAGTTTATGTATCTTTTTTGTTCCATGTGTTATAAACTCTTTCCATGACCAGAGAATCTTAATCTCCTTATAGGTAAttaaagatggagaagaatgGTCACACGGAAAGTGAACTTCAAACTCAAATGGTAAttcatttgtctttttatatcaaatagttaaatctttcaaaaaaaataaaatcatcgTCATGTCACAATCAAATTACGTGTCTAAAAGTATTTTGGACCATTCGTTTCCTAAATAGTAATGAAGAATGTGAACTCTTGCTAGCTTTTTACTCTTGAAAAGTATGTCAGtgtcatttttatttcaaagaaaaaaaaaaaaatcttatttgtttcctttgtcaACACCTGTTTACTTACAATTTTACTATATTTCACGTtatctttgaatttgttttcgtGTAGTTTAACCTCTTGGTGGTTCATATGAGTTTAAACATCAGATCATGCGTTCTAATACTAACTTAATAATGcaataagttttaaaaaatgttttatcacagaaagataaaacaaaatgaagatatTAAGTATCTGCCTACTTCGAATAAAGTGGAAGATGATATATAATAAGGTCTCTCGAACAAAATGGATGGTAATTAGAGGTCTTGAATATAttaactctatatataaactaatgaGACTACATTAAAATTATCCACCAAGTGGAGTTTGCAttagtaaacatatatattaactaatGATATAGTTATTAATCTATcaaattaatatgaaaatCATTAGTGAAAATGACAATAAAATGAGCTGAAATTGGTAACGTTGCACCATCACGATAAATATTACCAATTTACCATGCTATTTATGGCACTAGTTATACTATATTGTGGTAAAAAGTTGATCCAAAATAGAAGAATTGACTGTACGAAATTGTATACTACCACTTTTGTACAATAATCATTTGAGACTGTATATAGTATACTTAGGTATTATATTTTAAGCctagtttaaaattttaaatttctttttctataccAACATTTTTactaatcaaatttatatttgtatcATTCTATggtcattttctttttaccgTCATTTCTTACTCGTACTATCTTTAATATCTCTCCATTGCCATTTTTCTTCCGccaaaagaaattttcattctTGTCTTGTCCCCAATGGGGATTCCAAGAGTGGGGACAGTAGAGAGTTATGGAAGAGCCTTTAGAGGGTTTAAAGATGAAGCTTTGTTCTTtgctaaaataaaatttacactTTCCTAAAGAACATAATTAGAGCAAGCGACTCTGGATTAGGCAGTGTTGCAGTTGTTCTTCGATAAACCCTCCCCACTGGCCACAATGTCGTCGCACCGACTCGCCACTGCCTCCGCCACTCGTAATCTCCCCAGACCCGAAACCACaatatgtaatattagtttcgtcccAAGCGTCATTCGAACCGACGACTTCTAAACTTCGCCTAGGATTTTTATCAATTGAGCTAACAACACTTGGTCAtctttattattcttttgtttataaaacatttcttcATAATCAAAACACCATTTTTGAATCCTTAagttattaattcattatgCGGAACGGTCAAAGGGAAACTGAACTTCAAACTCAAAATGGTAGTAGTAATTATATCTTTGTCTTTCTATATCAAATTGTTGATGTTCTGTCTCATGTCACAAGAtagttatgacttatgaaCATGAAACATTTGGTACTAAATACgacaattttttctttgattattgATATAATCATGCATGTTAAGcaaaatttgattatgaaattttttaggTTGGAAATGAGAGACTACCTCAAGTAACGTGGCAACGGAAGTTGAACAGCAAAGTGAAGAACCCTTCTGAGTTCAAGATGAGTATAAGAGATGTTCTTCATCTGGTACATTCTTTTTATAGTTAGCTAAAATCAAAATGACAAAAGTTTATAAGacaaaaattttttttttgatgtttggaTATTAAAACTTGTGGcttttttgaagtttcctCTAGGCTATAGATTGTGGCGTTACACTAAAGAAGAggcaaaaaaaggaagagtgAGTTGCTttatattcacaaaaacatttgtcttttgaaacaaattcTCAAACGTTATCTTCTTAATTTACTAGTTTTCGATGTACGATATCTTCAAAAAGCGCCATGTAAGAGGCGACCATGGTGTCCCATTAGGTGGAATTGGGTATGTATAAACACATGATAAGAtcactttttttctataaGCAACATGTTGATCTTCTCTAGGAATGTTGTAAATTTTACACAAACGCGTATTTTTAGTGGAGGAAGCATCGGAAGGAGTTACAAAGGTGAATTTCAGCAGTTTAAGCTCTTCCCTAAAATTTGTGAAGAAGCTCCAATCCTCACAAACCAGTTCTCTGTAAGTCTCTCTTGTACTCACACTTACAATCACAAAGATATACTTACTTGTTGATTACGTTTTGATAATGTTTAGGTTTTTGTGTCGAGACCCGGTGGCTTGAGCTACTCCACTGTTCTATGCCCAACAAAGCCAAAATCTGTAAAGTAAGCCACTTAATAGCTTTGTAGCTTATTATAACAGTTATAACTTATGCTGTATATGTAGAGgtaaaacagaggatttagGAATAGAATCATGGGACTGGAACATGGAAGGGGACAAATCTACCTATCATGCTTTGTATCCAAGGTCTTGGACCGTATACAACGGTATGAAATGACATAATTATGGTTCATTATAGATCAAAATGTTTCAGATTCATGATTTCTAAAGATTATAGTGAAATGTGTTCACTTTGGAGAACAGAGCCTGACCCTGAACTCAGAATAGTTTCTCGTCAAGTGTCGCCTTTTATACCTCATAACTACAAGGAAAGCAGTCTTCCGGTATCGGTTTTCGAATTTACGGTAAGAATATTCCGAGAAGAGGaaagaatcttctttttatatGACTTTATCTCAGGACATCATAACACTTTTGTAACTTTTTGGCTAATGTTTCATAGATGAGTAACcttggaaaagaagaagcaacggTTACTTTGCTCTTTACTTGGGAGGTAActtatttcaaacaaaatgatgactatctgtttcatatcttttgaattttcaagaccatttttgtttgtgtgcTTACTTAGAACTCAGTGGGAGGAGCTTCTGGTTTAACTGGAGAACACTTCAACTCAACAATAATGTAAGAATCTACATCTCAATCTCTATTGTCACAGCTTCTGTTCTTTAGCTCTGACTTCTAACACAAGAAACTGATTTTTGATGTGATACATCAGGGAAAGAGATGGAGTACATGCAATAGTTTTACATCACAAGTAAACCTCTTTTACTTGAGCCTTAAGTAACTGAAAAATCATCTGTTTTAGCCATTTGAAGCGGGGTTTAGTGCCGGTTTCCGGAAGATTTATTGCGTCGATATATTGCAACTGTGATGAAATGAAAACTTGCAGGACGGGCAATGGACATCCGCCAGTTACTTACGCTATTGCAGCgcaagaaacagaggatgttCATGTCTCTGAGTGTCCATGCTTCTTAGTTTCTGGTCACTCTCCTAAAGAAATCACAGCAAAAGAGATGTGGGATGAGATTAAAAAGGtttcatatctttttgttCACTTCTTCCGCAACCTTTTTTCCAAATCTATTCAAAGAAAGCTCTAAATGTTTTGAATTCTCTTTCAGAACAAATCATTCGACGAGTTAAACAGCGAACCAGGCTCACCTTCGAGACCCGGAACATCCATTGGAGCAGCCATAGCTGCTAAAGTGAAGGTTCCTCCAGGTTGTGACCGTACTGTCACGTTTTCACTCTCATGGGACTGTCCTGAGGTGCGGTTCAATGAAAAGACTTACCACAGGTGTGACTTCTTGATTCAAATTtccttgtatatatatagtttcatcTTAACCTAATGTGATTACTCATACTATACAGACGATACACAAAATTCTATGGCAACTTAGGCGATGCAGCAGTGAAAATGGCCCGCGACGCTCTTCTAAGTACGCGTGcaatttgcttttgttttcggTTTCCTCTTTGGTTTTACTTGcaaaaaagtttcatatgatgtttctttttcttgaaacaCAAGATTACGTTGATTGGGAGTCTCAGATTGAAGCATGGCAAAGCCCTATTCTCTCAGACACTACACTTCCTGACTGGTAAACTCTATATTACTTTCAAGCTTCTCTTCTACTCCGCAATCGATAACCGATGTGTATTTTAGGTACCGAGTTACTCTATTCAACGAACTATACTATTTCAACTCCGGAGGAACTATCTGGACAGGTAATACACAAACAACTCATACATTGTTTGACTATTTCATCAATTTCTCTGATGTTATATTTTTCACTATCCATAGATGGCTTGCCTCCCAAGGAAAGCATAGAAAGAAGCAAGGTTACAAATACAGAACAGAACGACATTGTTATAGACCTCTTCCAGAAAATCAATGCGGTTTGTGAGCAGATTTATTCTCCTCAATCCTCGAACTCGGAAGAGAACATTGGCCAATTCATCTACCTAGAAGGAATTGAGTATCTAATGTACAACACTTACGATGTGCACTTCTATTCTTCATTTGCACTTCTCAGTCTCTTTCCTAAGCTCGCACTCAGTATCCAAAGAGACTTTGCAGCAACAGTTCTGATTCAAGATCCAACCAAGAAAAAGATCATGAGCTCCGGTGAGTGGGTTACAAGAAAACTTCTTGGATCTGTTCCTCATGATATAGGTCTAAACGATCCGTGGCTAGAACTAAACGAATATAACTTCTTCAACACGGATCGTTGGAAAGACTTGAACGCCAAGTTTGTTCTTCAAGTCTACAGAGACGTGGTTGCTACTAACGATCAGAGTTTTGCTAAAGCGGTTTGGCCGTCTGTTTACACAGCAGTTGCTTACTTAGATCAGTTCGATAAGGACGAGGACGGGATGATCGAAAACGAAGGGTTTCCGGATCAGACATATGATGCTTGGAGTGTTACAGGGGTTAGTGCTTATTGTGGCGGTCTTTGGGTCGCTGCTCTACAAGCTGCGTCTGCATTTGCTAGTATTGTTGGGGAAAACGCTGTTGCCATTTACTTCAATGCAAAGTACGAAAAGGCGAAGATTGTTTACGAGAAGCTATGGAA includes:
- a CDS encoding Beta-glucosidase, GBA2 type family protein (Beta-glucosidase, GBA2 type family protein; FUNCTIONS IN: catalytic activity, glucosylceramidase activity; INVOLVED IN: glucosylceramide catabolic process, sphingolipid metabolic process; LOCATED IN: vacuole; EXPRESSED IN: 21 plant structures; EXPRESSED DURING: 13 growth stages; CONTAINS InterPro DOMAIN/s: Glucosylceramidase (InterPro:IPR006775), Six-hairpin glycosidase-like (InterPro:IPR008928), Beta-glucosidase, GBA2 type (InterPro:IPR014551); BEST Arabidopsis thaliana protein match is: Beta-glucosidase, GBA2 type family protein (TAIR:AT1G33700.2); Has 794 Blast hits to 727 proteins in 173 species: Archae - 72; Bacteria - 219; Metazoa - 159; Fungi - 0; Plants - 261; Viruses - 0; Other Eukaryotes - 83 (source: NCBI BLink).) — encoded protein: MEKNGHTESELQTQMVGNERLPQVTWQRKLNSKVKNPSEFKMSIRDVLHLFPLGYRLWRYTKEEAKKGRFSMYDIFKKRHVRGDHGVPLGGIGGGSIGRSYKGEFQQFKLFPKICEEAPILTNQFSVFVSRPGGLSYSTVLCPTKPKSVKGKTEDLGIESWDWNMEGDKSTYHALYPRSWTVYNEPDPELRIVSRQVSPFIPHNYKESSLPVSVFEFTMSNLGKEEATVTLLFTWENSVGGASGLTGEHFNSTIMERDGVHAIVLHHKTGNGHPPVTYAIAAQETEDVHVSECPCFLVSGHSPKEITAKEMWDEIKKNKSFDELNSEPGSPSRPGTSIGAAIAAKVKVPPGCDRTVTFSLSWDCPEVRFNEKTYHRRYTKFYGNLGDAAVKMARDALLNYVDWESQIEAWQSPILSDTTLPDWYRVTLFNELYYFNSGGTIWTDGLPPKESIERSKVTNTEQNDIVIDLFQKINAVCEQIYSPQSSNSEENIGQFIYLEGIEYLMYNTYDVHFYSSFALLSLFPKLALSIQRDFAATVLIQDPTKKKIMSSGEWVTRKLLGSVPHDIGLNDPWLELNEYNFFNTDRWKDLNAKFVLQVYRDVVATNDQSFAKAVWPSVYTAVAYLDQFDKDEDGMIENEGFPDQTYDAWSVTGVSAYCGGLWVAALQAASAFASIVGENAVAIYFNAKYEKAKIVYEKLWNGSYFNYDDSGSGSSSSILADQLAGQWYARACGLKPITKEEWIKKALETIYEFNVMKVKGGTRGAVNGMSTEGKVDTNSLVSKEVWAGTTYSVAACMIQEGQREKGFQTASGIYEAIWSDRGLSCSFQTPEAWNMNDEYRSLCYMRPLAIWAIQWALTRTQSFGEEKQKLVAGDEEEESNLLLRQHKGFKDVARFVKIVPTSNVHRSRLQHTYETVLKTLRL